The DNA sequence CCATAATTTATAGCTTCGCCAAAATGGCTCCGAATCCTCtgctttttatttaaaaacggtTTAAAAATAAATGTTTAGCAAGACTCGAAGAGCTGGAGCCGGAGAAGAGCCCTACCAAATATACCCATAGTCATTTCTAGCTGACATCATATTGCCACTATGGCATTGATTTTGTCTGATACTTTAAATTtaacttcatatatacatgatcTCGATAATTTGGATAGCTTTCCCGGTTAGCATGGTTCATGAACCAAACACATGCTAAGTTCtcgtttagttctatttttttaaaaaaaataaacattatagcactttcgtttgtatttgacaaatattgtccaattacgaagctcaaaagatttgttttataaattacagacaaactataattagttattatttttatctatatttaatactctttgtatgtgccgcaagattcggcgTGACGagattctaaatttttttgtaatttttttagaactaaataaggcctaaatcCGAAGATTGGGTTCTACCTAACTATAACCCGAAACATACAACATGTGCTCTGCTCACTGGCATTGTGGCCCCGACCAAACAGCCAGAGAAATGCAGTCCTCTCTCCTCCGGACAGCGTGGCATCGGTTCCCACCGCAGGATCCCGATCTAACCGCCCACATCCCCCTCCCCCTCGCCACGTCGACCGCCGTGCCCAGCTTTAATTGCCTTctccgccgccgcacgccgTCGCCGTTGTGCTCTCGGTCTCGTTCGCCGCGTACGACCGCAGTCCGCAGCTAGCCAGCCAACGTAGTACTCGGGTGCGGGGTCGGGGTCCGCGACGCGACCGATGGCGGCGCGGCGGAGCAGGGGCTGggcgcgcggcgcggcggcgttCGCGGCCGTGGCGCTGGCGGTGGGCGCTGGGCGGAGGTACGGGTGGGACGGCGCCTCCGCGGTGGCGGCGTTCCGCGAGGCCCGGGGCGCACTGGGGCCCTGGGCGGCGCCGGCCTACGTTGCCGCGCACGCGCTCACGCTCGCGCTCTGCCCGCCCTACGCCATCTTCTTCGAGGGCGGCGCCGCGCTCATCTTCGGATTCCTGCCAGGCGTCGCGTGCGTCTTCTCCGCCAAGGTCCTCGGGGCCTCGCTCTCCTTCTGGATCGGCAGGTCGAGACCACGCGCCCCTCCTTCCTCTTCCCTGTTTCTTGTCTCCGGGGTCTGCTTCTTTCTTGCTGCTACTTTTGGCTGCGCATAGGAGTCGAGATCTGGGAACGCTCTAGCTTGCCTTGATCAAGatcttgagaaaaaaaaatttcGCCCAGCTTCTGGGGGggatggggggggggggggggcgacaGGGCAAGAGTAGTAGCAAAAAAACAGATTTAGGATGTTCTAATAAAACAAATAAAAGTCACAACCTTTTGTGTTGGTTTgcagttttttttgttttttgtcttCCTGGTGCCCATGGAATTTGGAATTTTGTAGTATTTTGTCCTGTATTACTGTTTAGTTGTGCAGCTCTTGGATCGTGTAGATAGGACTTCAAGGGAGTTAGTGAGATCTAGGTGCTACCTTCTTGCATTACTTGTTTGCTTTTTGCAGTTTCTAGTTGAGTGTGGAGTGTAGAAATTAGTTCTTGGCCATGTATAATTGTTCAGTTGTGCTGTATTTGGGTTACATAACTATGACCTAATGCAATGTGACAGGCTAGTCCTTGATATTAGGAGCAACGGTTCATTCTTTCACCAGCAATACTGACTAGTTCACACCAGTACGTCGAACTTGACTCCAAAGAGCACGAGAATAGAATGGATGTTATGACTGAGGGCAATAGCTTTGGTTAGAACTGGAAAAACTGCAAAAGAATGTGATGTTGTCACACTTTTAATGTGGTTGAGCACTAATGTTTATTAATGAATTCTGATGTTGGACTATTACCAGACTTCACTTATTTCCAATTTTCCATCATACCTCATACCTTAGTAAGGCAGTGTATAAATTATTGGCCACTAACTACTTAACTTTCCTTTACAGTCTTGAAATCTTTAGATGTGTTCTACATAGTGTTCATGCATTTGATACATACTAGATAATGCCCCacgcgttgctgcgggaatcTTATAGCATTCTACATGTTCATGGAGGGAGAATTGGTCACTTTCAACAACTATTAGAGTGAGCATCACACTTCTCTTCATGTAGAGAAAAATGCCCCCATTGTGCAATATTTCTTAACTAAGTTCATGATTTTAGATCGAAATCTTAATGGAAGACAATGATCCACCTTAAATAGCTCTGACAAGACTAACAAAACGCATATCAATCAAAGTGTGCAAGATCTATATGACAAAAAGAGAAAAACGTCCGACTACTCATGTTGAAGCTATTAAAATCCTTCTGGAATTTCTCAAATAGCAAGTGGCACATGACTGCATGGTAAGCACTGAACAAACCTTGAATGGTTAGATAATACATTGTTTGTTTGATTAGGAAGAGAGAAAAGGAGAGGAACGATTGGATTGCCTTGGTGCCAAGCCGGCCATCGACAGCATGCGGCCTATTCACTGACGCTCTCATTCATCCTGTGACAGAATCCCGTTCTCTTTCCTTGTGGCGCAGACGAGCAGCGTGAGAACTTAGACAGCATGGGAGGAGTGCGGTGCAGATTGGACACGAGGCACCGTGTGGTGCGCCGTGAGGGTACCTTGCGATTCTCTCTCCGCTTAGATGCAACGATGCTGGTGTGGCAGTGGCATCCACGGCCATTAGAGATTGGTGCTGCAGAGAGGTACAAGGATATGGAGATCACGGTGGCGCTATGGCAACCTTGGGATCCTGTGGGCTGTAGCGAGCAGGGCAGCCCAGGCGCTCATTGCCTCCGATCCTGTGTGGCCCCCCTTCATGAGTTCTCCCTTTCAGTCATGCTGGATTGATTCAGGTTTATAGTGAGTGAGGGAGTGGAGTAGATGTGGGAGACCATCAGACCAGAACAATTGTTCAGTTGCACAACGAAGAGCTGCATGAGTTATGAGGTGGATGGGAGGGACGCTTCGGCTACACTTCGTGACtttgaagttagtgacctgtggGTCCTATAGATGGCGTGGCTTCATGAAATCGCAGAGAAATCTGCTAGTGGGTTCTCCTATTTATGTATACTAGATACATGGCACATTAGGTCATTAGCTAAGTTATGTAGCATAGTAAACAATATATTTGTTTTTAGGTACCACATGTGAACTATTAGAAGCCTAATGTTTGTATAAATGTAGCAAGAGATGATTTTAGATAAATAATAACTGTCCAAGTTACTTATGCAGTGATTCTCATACTAAGACTCTTGGTAATGGATTGATGCAAGTCTGCAATAACAGTGCAGTGTGGAAGTCATGTTAGATTTCATGTTTGGCACTTGTACAATGTGATGCAATCTCTTCAGCTGTACGTCCTTGGTCCTGGATTAGTTTTCCTGTTTTCGAGAAAACAGGTTGACCCATTTCATTGGTAATATTGCAGTACAAAGTGCAATAGATCATTAATCTTGATGTAGGAACTATGAAATTCATGCATAAAGTCATGTAAAACAAGTTTCATGCATAAAGTCATGTAAAACAAATTTCATGCATAAATTCATGTAAAACAAATTTATATATGAAGTTGGCTGTATGCCAACAAATGCCGTAAACCTTTTAAGCTTAGATACAAGATACAATACCTTAGGTGATGATATGGGAATCATGTATGCTAGATTCTGCCTTTGTTCACCTGTTCATCTCAACTGAAGGCTATTTTGCCATACAAAGCCGGCTGACATGGTCGTCAGAAACCATCTTCTTGAGGATGTAAAACATTTATTTGGGTGTTGCTCATATATTGAGACAGGCTATAGAGTTGTACACATCCAGACAACTTAAACCAGTCACCACATTTTAGATGCCTATGTGGTCCTGGGACAACTGTAAAATGTTCAATTCAGAAGATATCATTACTTACACCAAACTTAGTCATGGATGAATGGCAACAGCCACAGTAATATAGTATTTAATTTAGCCCATGAAAATTACCCTGTACTGATATTTCTATCGAAAAGGTTTTATGTTATTATTACTCAGAATGTTTCTCTCTTCCTGTTTTGCTTGTATTCATAGAATGGTAATTGTTGGTCTGTTTATTCTGTCTAACATTCTttgctaataaatattattatgaaTTTCCCCAGGGCAATTTTCAGATACTTCACTTCAGCAATGGAATGGCTACAGAGGAACAAGTACTTCCATGTTGTTGTTAAAGGGGTTGAGCGGGATGGCTGGAAATTTGTATTACTTGCTAGGTTCTCTCCTTTGCCTTCCTACATCATCAACTACGCTCTATCCGCCACGGATGTTGGATTTTTCAGAGATTTTCTCCTCCCCACAGTTATCGGCTGCTTACCAATGATACTACAGAATGTGTCCATTGTAAGCCTTGCCGGTGCAGCAGTGGCCTCGACCACAGGATCAAATAAGTCCCATGTATACTCATACCTGTTTCCAGCGATAGGCATTGTGTCCAGTGTTCTCATCTCATGGAGGATTAAGCAGTATTCCTCTGCCCTTGCTATTCCTGAAGAGATGAAAAGTTCACCTACTAATGGAAATTCCAATGGCGATGCTAAGCTGGCTTCGGCAGCATCCAAAAATACTAGCTCTGGGAAAACTAGGAAGAGAAGGTgactctttttttaaaaaagtaacAGCAGGAACTCTGCCATTCATTAAGGGGATAAAGAGGAGTTATATATACAGAGTGGGCCAAAAAAAAGGCAAGCAAACACACAGCCAAACTGTGGAGCAAACTGTACACAGGGGGCTTCAGTCCGGCAGTAGAGCCTAATGACTAGGTGTTGTGAAAGGCCTTCTATATTGCACTAGATCAAGTATCCCCCTTTACTCACTATGTACTACATTGTGATACCGAATACCAAGCAGATACAGTTGATGCTAGTCAAATATTTGGATTTCCACATTGGTTTATCACTACTGTAAGCTATCTTGTCTGTTACATGCCATCAGTTTTTTTTGGGGCATTTAACAGGTGCTCACTTTACCTTGTTTGTCATTGTGCTTGTCTTCTGGCTGATAATATCATAAATTAAATGTGACAGAAGCTCACATGTTGTACACCCGTAGTGATCTGGTGGTTTAGATTTCTCTCGTCCTGAGTTATATTGTGTCCTGGGAATCGATATTGATTTTCCTGCCAAATTATATCAAATTCGATATGTGCACCATGAGATCCAACCagattatgttttttttttgggataACAATTGAATTCAAAATAGTGTTTGCTTTTCTGTGGTGGTACAGCTCGTGACATCATCAATACGCAGTTGTATGTACTCTTTGCCCACAATCCAAAGCAAATAATGCAGTGAACTCCAAGAATCTTATACAGTATCTACAAACTTTGGTTGCACTCCTTTCCCATCTCATTACTTAACCCATGTTCTGCTCCTCCATTCtcgtatcaaaaaaaaaaacttcaagagatgaaGATCTTCACTCACTTGTGTTCCTACATTCTTCTTCTAGTAGTCTTCAATGTTCCAAAAGGCCTATCAGATAATCCTCCTCTGCAGGATGTATGCCCCATGGCTCCCCAGGGTGAGCGGAAGCTGTTCATGAATGGTTTCCTCTGCAAGCATCCCAGCACCATCCTGGCCTCTGACTTCAAGACACTGCTGCTGAACCATGCCGGAGACCTGGACAACATAGTCCGGTCATCGGTGAACGTGGTCACTGCTACCGAGTTCCCAGGCCTGAACACCCTGGGCCTGTCGATGGCGCGCACCGACATCGCCCCCAATGGGGTAGTGCTCCCCCATTCTCACCCGAGGGCGTCGGAGATGATGTTCGTCCATGGTGGCAGTGTGGTGGTCGGCTTCTTGGATACCAAGGGCAGGCTGTTCCAGAAGAGCCTTGGCGAGGGGGAGGTGTTCGTCTTCCCCCGTGGCTTGGTTCACTACATCATGAACTATGGTTTTAGCCATGCGACAACGTTTTCGGTGCTGAACAGTCAGAACCCTGGCGTGGTTGGCATTGTCCATGCAATGTTTGCAACAGATTCAGATGTAGTTGAGGGGCTAATGGCCAGAATGTTTAAGTTTGGAGAGATGGGAGTGAGTGATAACATTACTGCTGATTTCCCATGGGCGCTCTGATTAGGAACAACATAGTGGTTGCAATTCAAGATCACCGTCTAAATGCCTAGTAATGAATAATG is a window from the Sorghum bicolor cultivar BTx623 chromosome 5, Sorghum_bicolor_NCBIv3, whole genome shotgun sequence genome containing:
- the LOC8064827 gene encoding uncharacterized protein LOC8064827; the encoded protein is MAARRSRGWARGAAAFAAVALAVGAGRRYGWDGASAVAAFREARGALGPWAAPAYVAAHALTLALCPPYAIFFEGGAALIFGFLPGVACVFSAKVLGASLSFWIGRAIFRYFTSAMEWLQRNKYFHVVVKGVERDGWKFVLLARFSPLPSYIINYALSATDVGFFRDFLLPTVIGCLPMILQNVSIVSLAGAAVASTTGSNKSHVYSYLFPAIGIVSSVLISWRIKQYSSALAIPEEMKSSPTNGNSNGDAKLASAASKNTSSGKTRKRR
- the LOC8056983 gene encoding germin-like protein 11-1 → MKIFTHLCSYILLLVVFNVPKGLSDNPPLQDVCPMAPQGERKLFMNGFLCKHPSTILASDFKTLLLNHAGDLDNIVRSSVNVVTATEFPGLNTLGLSMARTDIAPNGVVLPHSHPRASEMMFVHGGSVVVGFLDTKGRLFQKSLGEGEVFVFPRGLVHYIMNYGFSHATTFSVLNSQNPGVVGIVHAMFATDSDVVEGLMARMFKFGEMGVSDNITADFPWAL